The following proteins are co-located in the Candidatus Methanogranum gryphiswaldense genome:
- a CDS encoding homocitrate synthase family protein — MKKLDIEICDVTLRDGEQTPGVSFTCEEKLDIARCLDTIGVEVIEAGFPSVSENEMKCIKRITEAGLDARICCLSRAVKSDVDAAIACDVDLVSIFFATSDLHIKVKYNKSREAMLAQALEMVDYAIDHGVQVRFSAEDGSRTDISFLKEMFKQGYEHGAMYSSIADTVGCLTPLQTADIVRDLKKDLKNKLCVHLHNDMGFATANAFTAAECGAFQLHTTVNGIGERAGNASLEELLVALRMKGGVDRYDLTHLTKLSKMVSKYSDVPVSKTKAVVGENAFSHESGIHIAALIVDSATYEYFPPEMVGGEQKFVLGKHTGRKGLEHIVNTLGYQLTDAQMEKVLHDVKERGEDKCAITPKLLREIVKNAKETV; from the coding sequence ATGAAAAAATTAGATATTGAGATCTGTGATGTGACACTTAGAGACGGTGAGCAGACACCTGGAGTTTCATTCACATGTGAGGAAAAGCTTGACATCGCGCGCTGCCTTGATACTATCGGCGTTGAGGTGATAGAAGCAGGTTTTCCGAGCGTAAGCGAAAATGAGATGAAATGTATAAAAAGAATAACAGAGGCCGGATTAGATGCGAGGATATGCTGTCTTTCGAGGGCGGTCAAATCCGATGTCGATGCAGCGATAGCATGCGATGTAGATCTGGTGAGCATATTCTTTGCAACATCCGATCTTCACATAAAGGTCAAGTACAATAAGAGTCGCGAAGCGATGCTGGCACAGGCTCTGGAGATGGTTGACTATGCAATAGATCACGGAGTGCAAGTGAGATTCTCAGCAGAGGATGGTTCCAGGACGGACATCTCATTTCTGAAGGAAATGTTCAAGCAAGGTTACGAGCACGGAGCAATGTATAGCAGTATCGCCGATACGGTAGGGTGCCTGACCCCACTTCAAACAGCAGATATAGTAAGGGACCTGAAAAAGGATCTGAAGAACAAGTTGTGTGTTCATCTTCATAACGACATGGGGTTTGCGACAGCTAATGCATTCACAGCTGCAGAATGCGGGGCGTTCCAACTTCATACAACGGTTAATGGTATCGGGGAAAGGGCAGGTAATGCAAGTCTCGAAGAGCTGCTTGTTGCATTGAGGATGAAAGGCGGTGTAGACAGATACGATCTAACGCATCTTACCAAATTGTCCAAGATGGTTTCCAAGTATTCGGACGTCCCTGTTTCGAAGACAAAAGCAGTTGTCGGTGAAAATGCATTCTCGCACGAGAGCGGAATACATATTGCGGCCTTGATCGTAGACAGTGCCACTTATGAGTATTTCCCCCCTGAGATGGTAGGCGGGGAGCAGAAGTTTGTATTAGGTAAACACACAGGCAGGAAAGGTCTTGAGCACATCGTGAACACTCTGGGATATCAGCTTACGGATGCTCAGATGGAAAAAGTACTCCACGATGTGAAAGAGAGGGGCGAAGATAAATGTGCGATCACACCGAAATTGCTCAGGGAGATTGTAAAGAATGCAAAGGAGACGGTGTAA